The following are encoded in a window of Trueperaceae bacterium genomic DNA:
- a CDS encoding BtrH N-terminal domain-containing protein yields the protein MTTSQRPGRREPGLIAAYPDAGPAVHRESALAQRLLATAGVEVSEAMACGLGGGIGFMYAVFEYEALPHPLLTFVTQHHPRPWVEEVAENLGLDVNGRTSSAARAALAKLDAALAAGTPALLTVGRAGLPWHENVSPLEAQDPHSVVVAGRDGDEYLVDDCDESLRRVSPAALAEAWALHRKGRFAVRTLAVPAGGPADLTAAVQSAVTTAVAHMTGPVLGNAFDVNFGLSGLEKWASEVADDRTRRGWRARFGGGEAFAHAMRRVVDCFTTQYGSRGATRPLYAEFLREADDATPLELGAAADAADESGRLWEDVVEVAASAVEPERAFAAIGDLARSLLDVERRLVALLGEAVTD from the coding sequence ATGACCACCTCCCAACGGCCGGGGCGCCGCGAGCCGGGCCTCATCGCTGCATACCCGGACGCCGGACCCGCCGTTCACAGGGAGTCGGCCCTGGCGCAGAGGCTCTTGGCTACTGCCGGCGTCGAGGTGTCCGAGGCGATGGCCTGCGGCCTGGGCGGCGGCATCGGCTTCATGTACGCCGTGTTCGAGTACGAGGCGTTGCCGCACCCGCTGCTGACGTTCGTCACCCAGCACCATCCGCGACCGTGGGTCGAGGAGGTCGCCGAGAACCTCGGCCTAGACGTGAACGGTCGCACCTCATCGGCGGCCAGGGCGGCCCTCGCCAAGCTGGACGCCGCCCTGGCCGCCGGCACGCCCGCACTCCTCACCGTCGGCCGGGCCGGCCTGCCGTGGCACGAGAACGTAAGCCCGCTGGAGGCACAGGACCCCCACTCGGTCGTCGTGGCCGGCAGGGACGGCGACGAGTACCTCGTCGACGACTGCGACGAGTCGCTCCGCCGGGTCTCCCCAGCCGCCCTCGCCGAGGCCTGGGCCCTCCACCGCAAGGGCCGGTTCGCCGTGCGGACGCTGGCCGTGCCCGCCGGCGGCCCCGCGGACCTGACCGCGGCCGTGCAGTCCGCCGTGACCACCGCGGTCGCCCACATGACGGGGCCCGTGCTCGGCAACGCGTTCGACGTGAACTTCGGCCTCTCCGGCCTGGAGAAGTGGGCGAGCGAGGTGGCCGACGACCGCACCAGGAGGGGCTGGCGCGCCCGCTTCGGCGGGGGCGAGGCGTTCGCGCACGCCATGAGGAGGGTCGTCGACTGCTTCACGACGCAGTACGGCTCGCGCGGCGCGACGCGGCCGCTCTACGCGGAGTTCCTGCGGGAGGCCGACGACGCCACGCCGCTCGAACTGGGCGCCGCGGCCGACGCCGCCGACGAGAGCGGCAGGCTGTGGGAGGACGTGGTCGAGGTCGCGGCGTCGGCCGTCGAGCCGGAGCGGGCGTTCGCCGCGATCGGGGACCTGGCGCGGAGCCTGCTCGATGTCGAGCGGCGCCTCGTCGCCCTCCTCGGGGAGGCCGTGACCGACTAG
- a CDS encoding SRPBCC domain-containing protein, translated as MSTKAATYKHTLSRVDGRTIRVERVFDAPRDLVWRAYSEPELLAQWWGRGHRLVVERFEFVKGGHWRVVEHWEGGSAGFEGRFREIEPKTLISQTFEWDGAPGHVSVDTTELSDVDGGRATRVVITSRTFDEQDLEGMMQAGMEAGMAQSHEALDALLARLQGKG; from the coding sequence ATGAGCACGAAGGCAGCCACCTACAAGCACACGCTGAGCCGCGTCGACGGACGCACGATCCGCGTCGAGCGCGTGTTCGACGCCCCGCGCGACCTCGTCTGGCGCGCGTACTCCGAGCCCGAGCTCCTCGCGCAGTGGTGGGGCCGCGGCCACAGGCTGGTCGTCGAGCGCTTCGAGTTCGTGAAGGGCGGCCACTGGCGCGTCGTCGAGCACTGGGAAGGCGGGAGCGCGGGGTTCGAGGGGCGCTTCCGCGAGATCGAGCCCAAGACCCTGATCTCGCAGACGTTCGAGTGGGACGGCGCTCCCGGTCACGTGTCGGTGGACACGACGGAGCTCAGCGACGTCGACGGCGGGCGCGCCACCAGGGTGGTCATCACCTCGCGGACGTTCGACGAGCAGGACCTCGAGGGCATGATGCAGGCCGGCATGGAGGCCGGGATGGCGCAGAGCCACGAGGCCCTCGACGCGCTGCTCGCGAGGCTGCAGGGGAAGGGGTAG
- a CDS encoding GNAT family N-acetyltransferase produces the protein MPHDQHAPDEVFRTARLRARRWRESDLEPLLRVYGDADAMRWVGDGSPLTPSEAARWLEVTADNYARRGYGMFALEALAGGEVVGFIGIVHPGGQAEPEVKYAFAREHWGQGLATEAVRGVVAYARSAHGMTRLIATTAPQNAASHRVLEKSGFVRGELRENEDGSHTQSFEWRAG, from the coding sequence ATGCCCCACGACCAGCACGCCCCCGACGAGGTCTTCAGGACCGCGAGGCTGCGCGCCCGCCGCTGGCGCGAGTCCGACCTGGAGCCGCTGCTTCGCGTCTACGGCGACGCCGACGCGATGCGGTGGGTCGGCGACGGCTCGCCGCTGACACCGAGCGAGGCCGCGCGCTGGCTCGAGGTGACCGCGGACAACTACGCCCGGCGCGGGTACGGGATGTTCGCCCTCGAGGCGCTAGCCGGCGGTGAGGTGGTGGGTTTCATCGGCATCGTGCACCCGGGCGGCCAGGCGGAGCCGGAGGTGAAGTACGCCTTCGCCCGCGAGCACTGGGGGCAGGGCCTCGCGACCGAGGCCGTGCGCGGCGTCGTCGCGTACGCCCGCTCGGCGCACGGCATGACGCGGCTGATCGCCACCACGGCCCCGCAGAACGCCGCCTCGCACCGCGTGCTGGAGAAGTCCGGGTTCGTGCGCGGCGAGCTGCGCGAGAACGAGGACGGCAGCCATACCCAGTCGTTCGAGTGGCGGGCGGGCTGA
- the pdxK gene encoding pyridoxine/pyridoxal/pyridoxamine kinase, whose product MTDGPARRRVDRDALTPLPVDVVSVQSQVVYGCVGNSVAVPTLQALGLNVAAVPTVLLSNVPHYDTLHGGPVPTEWFAGYLDDLERRRALERARVVLVGYLGPPEQTAVLVEWLKRVLVRYPHLRLVVDPVMGDTDVGVYVHRDIPALLRDALVPMAHGIAPNAFEFEQVVGRPVTTYEETVAAARELLRANLDWVVVTSAAPAETPPGRLRVAVVTREGSDLFEHEHVETVAKGTGDLFTAALVGALLRGHPVEAAARAAAERTVAVLRRTADLGCGELVLS is encoded by the coding sequence GTGACGGACGGTCCCGCGCGGCGTCGGGTGGACCGCGACGCCCTCACGCCGCTGCCCGTGGACGTCGTCAGCGTCCAGTCCCAGGTGGTCTACGGCTGCGTCGGCAACAGCGTCGCCGTGCCCACGCTCCAGGCGCTCGGCCTCAACGTCGCGGCGGTGCCGACGGTCCTGCTCAGCAACGTGCCGCACTACGACACGCTGCACGGCGGCCCGGTGCCCACCGAGTGGTTCGCGGGGTACCTGGACGACCTCGAGAGGCGCCGTGCCCTCGAGCGCGCCCGCGTCGTCCTCGTCGGCTACCTGGGGCCGCCCGAACAGACGGCGGTCCTGGTCGAGTGGCTCAAGCGGGTGCTCGTGCGATACCCGCACCTGCGGCTCGTGGTCGACCCGGTCATGGGCGACACGGACGTCGGCGTCTACGTGCACCGGGACATCCCCGCCCTGCTGCGCGACGCCCTCGTGCCCATGGCCCACGGGATCGCTCCGAACGCCTTCGAGTTCGAGCAGGTCGTCGGTCGCCCCGTCACCACCTACGAGGAGACGGTGGCAGCGGCGCGAGAGCTCCTGCGGGCGAACCTCGACTGGGTCGTCGTCACCAGCGCCGCGCCGGCCGAGACGCCGCCGGGTCGCCTGCGAGTGGCCGTCGTCACTCGAGAGGGGTCGGACCTGTTCGAGCACGAGCACGTCGAGACGGTGGCGAAGGGCACCGGCGACCTGTTCACCGCGGCGCTCGTCGGGGCGCTGCTGCGCGGCCACCCCGTGGAGGCGGCGGCGCGCGCCGCCGCCGAGCGCACCGTGGCGGTCCTCAGGCGCACCGCGGACCTCGGCTGCGGCGAGCTGGTCCTGAGCTGA
- a CDS encoding metalloregulator ArsR/SmtB family transcription factor: MVQYQPPVHETFAALADPTRIGFLERLGQGDATIGQLAAQAGISLTGTKKHVAVLESAGLVTTRKEGRARVCTIGPRRLEREAAWIANYQRVLEERLDHLGKLLERLKAEEGPEEEGRREEQGRPERRDRLAK, encoded by the coding sequence ATGGTTCAGTATCAGCCTCCGGTCCACGAGACGTTCGCCGCCCTGGCCGACCCCACGCGCATCGGCTTCCTCGAGAGGCTCGGGCAGGGTGACGCGACGATCGGGCAGCTCGCCGCGCAGGCGGGCATCTCGCTCACGGGCACCAAGAAGCACGTGGCGGTGCTGGAGTCGGCCGGGCTCGTGACCACGCGGAAGGAGGGCAGGGCGCGGGTCTGCACCATCGGACCACGCCGCCTCGAGCGGGAGGCGGCCTGGATAGCCAACTACCAACGGGTCCTCGAGGAGCGCCTAGACCACCTCGGCAAGCTGCTCGAGCGTCTCAAGGCCGAGGAAGGCCCCGAGGAGGAGGGCCGCCGAGAGGAACAGGGCCGCCCAGAGCGACGGGACCGCCTCGCGAAGTAG
- a CDS encoding SDR family NAD(P)-dependent oxidoreductase: protein MPIAPHVLPFLAALPSAAGRTALVTGGNAGLGRETARFLAHRGASVIIAARDYAKAEEARADVLSDVPDADVRVERLDLASLASVEACAGRLGRREIDIVVCNAGIMAVDRSLTEDGFESQLGVNHLGHFALVGRLYERLAARPGARVVVVTSSAAYFGRLDFDDLMGERRYDRWTAYNQAKLANVTFVQALARRFASAGAGVAARGATSSGGRVAADAGATGRAEAGPRAQGREAAGPGAPGHATAHAAHPGIVFTQLQRRLLEEAQGLPWRDRVFLGRITPSIGQDAQMGALPQVYAALSPDAENGDMWAPRWFVRGRPVSVRPPRATLDVGAQERLWAVSEELTGVAFGPRG, encoded by the coding sequence ATGCCCATCGCGCCGCACGTTCTGCCGTTCCTCGCCGCGCTGCCCAGCGCCGCCGGCCGTACCGCCCTCGTGACGGGGGGTAACGCCGGGCTGGGTCGCGAGACCGCGAGGTTCCTCGCCCACAGGGGCGCGTCCGTGATCATCGCCGCCAGGGACTACGCCAAGGCCGAGGAGGCCAGGGCCGACGTCCTCTCCGACGTGCCGGACGCCGACGTCAGGGTCGAGCGGCTCGACCTCGCCTCGCTGGCCTCGGTCGAGGCCTGCGCCGGGCGGCTGGGCCGGCGCGAGATCGACATCGTCGTGTGCAACGCCGGGATCATGGCGGTCGACCGGTCGCTGACGGAGGACGGGTTCGAGTCGCAGCTCGGCGTGAACCACCTGGGGCACTTCGCGCTCGTCGGGCGCCTCTACGAGCGTCTCGCCGCGCGGCCCGGGGCGCGGGTCGTGGTCGTGACGAGCTCGGCCGCCTACTTCGGGCGTCTCGACTTCGACGACCTGATGGGCGAGCGCCGCTACGACCGCTGGACGGCCTACAACCAGGCGAAGCTGGCCAACGTGACCTTCGTCCAGGCGCTCGCGCGCCGGTTCGCGTCGGCGGGAGCGGGCGTGGCGGCTCGGGGCGCGACGAGCTCTGGCGGTCGGGTCGCCGCGGACGCCGGTGCCACCGGTCGCGCGGAGGCGGGCCCACGCGCCCAGGGCCGGGAGGCAGCGGGCCCGGGCGCGCCGGGCCACGCGACGGCGCACGCGGCCCACCCCGGCATCGTGTTCACGCAGCTTCAGCGCCGCCTCCTGGAGGAGGCCCAAGGCCTCCCCTGGCGCGACCGCGTGTTCCTCGGTCGCATCACCCCCTCCATCGGCCAGGACGCGCAGATGGGCGCCCTGCCGCAGGTCTACGCCGCCCTCTCCCCGGACGCCGAGAACGGCGACATGTGGGCGCCGCGCTGGTTCGTGCGCGGCCGCCCGGTCAGCGTCCGGCCGCCGCGGGCCACCTTGGACGTGGGGGCTCAGGAGCGGCTCTGGGCCGTGTCCGAGGAGCTCACCGGCGTGGCTTTCGGACCCCGGGGCTGA
- a CDS encoding ABC-F family ATP-binding cassette domain-containing protein produces MSLLTLVGVGYDLPGGPLFEDVNLNLAPGSRVALVGENGAGKTTLMRLAVGEVEPARGRVERRGTVAWLPQELERSAAPLGAMAHGDGRRRSGDGRQASGAADGVRAVDARPGSGGERQRARLEAILAREPDVLLLDEPTHHLDVAGMEWLEGVLLAWPGAVLLVSHDRAFLDAVATETAFLERGALRLEAGNHSEASARRAAEDAARLRRHKAQSARRRQLESEYHRHRSAARSAGSFNKNRVKDGNLLYATAKAETVSRRLARRAKALATRLEREAVEGKPWEDNRRLSFVAAPSSPGPSEVIVAEGLVVRRGGRTIVDGLDLYLMRGDKLALLGPNGVGKTTLLEVLRGARRPQAGTVRHGVGLRMSVTEQVEEPWAGAGADLTVGDVLREVNPALRDGDVWRVTAEVGVPSGPGRRVAELSGGERRRLTLARIAVSDAHLLVLDEPTHHLDLRAVEALEDLLERYAGTVLLASHDRRLVERVATRSLHVGSGELHHGS; encoded by the coding sequence ATGTCACTGCTGACCCTCGTGGGCGTCGGCTACGACCTGCCCGGCGGCCCCCTCTTCGAGGACGTGAACCTGAACCTGGCGCCTGGCAGCCGCGTCGCTCTCGTCGGCGAGAACGGCGCCGGCAAGACGACCCTGATGCGCCTGGCGGTGGGCGAGGTAGAGCCCGCACGCGGGCGCGTGGAGCGGCGCGGAACCGTCGCCTGGCTGCCGCAGGAGCTCGAACGGTCGGCCGCACCGCTGGGCGCGATGGCCCACGGCGACGGGCGGCGCCGGAGCGGCGATGGCCGGCAGGCGTCCGGGGCGGCCGACGGCGTCCGCGCCGTCGACGCTAGGCCCGGCTCGGGAGGCGAGCGTCAGAGGGCTCGCCTCGAGGCGATCCTCGCCCGCGAGCCGGACGTCCTGCTACTGGACGAGCCGACCCATCACCTCGACGTGGCCGGCATGGAGTGGCTCGAGGGCGTGCTGCTGGCGTGGCCCGGCGCCGTGCTGCTCGTCTCGCACGACCGCGCCTTCCTCGACGCCGTCGCGACCGAGACGGCGTTCCTCGAACGCGGTGCCCTGCGCCTGGAGGCCGGGAACCACTCCGAGGCGAGCGCCAGGCGCGCCGCCGAGGACGCCGCGCGGCTACGTCGCCACAAGGCGCAGTCCGCGCGCAGGAGGCAGCTCGAGAGCGAGTACCACCGTCACCGCTCCGCGGCGCGCTCGGCCGGCAGCTTCAACAAGAACCGCGTCAAGGACGGCAACCTGCTGTACGCCACGGCGAAGGCCGAGACGGTGTCGAGGCGCCTGGCGCGGCGGGCGAAGGCACTCGCCACGCGGTTGGAGCGGGAGGCGGTGGAGGGGAAGCCGTGGGAGGACAACAGGCGGCTGTCCTTCGTCGCCGCGCCGAGCTCGCCCGGGCCGTCGGAGGTGATCGTCGCCGAGGGCCTCGTCGTGCGGCGCGGCGGACGCACCATCGTCGACGGCCTCGACCTCTACCTGATGCGCGGCGACAAGCTGGCGCTCCTCGGCCCGAACGGCGTCGGCAAGACGACCCTCCTCGAGGTGCTGCGCGGGGCGCGTCGGCCCCAGGCCGGGACGGTGCGGCACGGCGTCGGCCTGCGGATGTCCGTCACGGAGCAGGTCGAGGAGCCGTGGGCCGGCGCCGGCGCCGACCTGACCGTCGGCGACGTGCTCCGCGAGGTGAACCCCGCGCTCAGGGACGGCGACGTGTGGCGCGTCACGGCGGAGGTCGGAGTGCCGTCGGGGCCCGGGCGGCGGGTCGCGGAGCTCTCGGGCGGCGAGAGGAGGCGGCTGACGCTCGCGCGGATCGCCGTCAGCGACGCGCACCTGTTGGTGCTCGACGAGCCGACGCACCACCTCGACCTCCGCGCCGTGGAGGCGCTCGAAGACCTCCTCGAGCGGTATGCGGGGACCGTGCTGCTGGCGTCGCACGACAGGAGGCTCGTCGAGCGAGTGGCGACCCGTTCACTGCACGTGGGCAGCGGTGAGTTGCACCATGGCTCCTGA
- a CDS encoding YggS family pyridoxal phosphate-dependent enzyme codes for MTRVTRNATDAAREGGDAPPEDRGDGASAAKTPGTGGDATGTQGARGTLVANLAAIRTRIEAACRRVGRDPAEVELLPVSKTQPVERLRLAYDAGVRKFGENKVQEAREKAEALSDLADVRWAVIGHLQTNKAKYVARFAHEFHALDSLKVAEALDRRLQAEGRGLDVYVQVNSSGEASKFGLAPEEVPGFVKELPNYTALRVRGLMTLALFSAEVERVRACFVLTRELRDRLRQEAPAGLSFDGLSMGMSGDFEVAIEEGATVVRVGEAIFGPRGLPDSHYWPEAGQER; via the coding sequence GTGACAAGAGTGACACGGAACGCCACGGATGCTGCTCGCGAGGGAGGCGACGCGCCCCCCGAGGACCGCGGCGACGGCGCGTCCGCCGCGAAGACGCCCGGCACCGGCGGCGACGCGACCGGAACGCAGGGAGCCCGCGGGACCCTCGTCGCGAACCTCGCGGCGATAAGGACACGGATCGAAGCCGCCTGCCGCCGCGTCGGCCGCGACCCGGCCGAGGTCGAGCTGCTGCCGGTCAGCAAGACCCAGCCGGTCGAGCGCCTACGGCTCGCCTACGACGCCGGCGTGCGCAAGTTCGGCGAGAACAAGGTGCAGGAGGCCAGGGAGAAAGCCGAGGCCCTCTCCGACCTCGCCGACGTCAGGTGGGCCGTGATCGGGCACCTCCAGACGAACAAGGCCAAGTACGTGGCACGCTTCGCTCACGAGTTCCACGCGCTCGACAGCCTGAAGGTCGCGGAGGCCCTCGACCGCAGGCTCCAGGCCGAGGGACGTGGCCTCGACGTCTACGTGCAGGTGAACAGCTCGGGCGAGGCGAGCAAGTTCGGGCTGGCGCCGGAGGAGGTGCCGGGGTTCGTCAAGGAGCTGCCCAACTACACGGCCCTGCGCGTCCGCGGGCTCATGACGCTGGCGCTGTTCTCGGCCGAGGTCGAGCGGGTCCGCGCGTGCTTCGTGCTCACGCGCGAGCTCAGGGACCGCCTCAGGCAGGAGGCGCCCGCCGGTCTCTCGTTCGACGGGCTCTCGATGGGCATGTCGGGCGACTTCGAGGTGGCCATCGAGGAGGGCGCGACCGTCGTGCGCGTCGGCGAGGCGATCTTCGGTCCACGCGGCCTGCCGGACAGCCACTACTGGCCGGAGGCGGGCCAGGAGCGGTGA
- a CDS encoding thermonuclease family protein yields MNRLLSAIAVGTVSLLASAAVAQDLRPLSSLHGPVRVLDVVDGDTVVLGSNLGPRTVRLIGIDAPEMSDGTRGLEARERLNALLGGRMVWAEIGTEPEDRYARLLAYLYVEDPAGRWDLGGVRATQVNLALVAGGWADTLTIPPNTAYAPLYAEARAEAAARGAGFWAQAQERPAGAEDPARPGHGGGHAGGEGPAQGAATAAVPAQGGTGPVRLHCALVNPSTPNDEGAEWVSVVLAEPTDTTGYYLWDEGSRSTFRLPGGLQPAGELRVVNPGQGAWNNSGDTIFLMRGGDVVDQWTYGPELAVNDRVACRDPAVPGRAP; encoded by the coding sequence GTGAACCGGTTGCTCTCGGCGATCGCCGTCGGGACCGTCTCGCTGCTGGCGTCTGCGGCCGTCGCCCAGGACCTGCGCCCGCTGTCGTCGCTGCACGGGCCGGTGCGAGTGCTGGACGTTGTGGACGGCGACACGGTCGTGCTCGGCTCGAACCTGGGTCCGCGCACCGTGAGGCTGATCGGCATCGACGCGCCCGAGATGTCGGACGGCACCCGTGGCCTGGAGGCTCGGGAGCGCCTCAACGCGCTGCTGGGCGGGCGGATGGTGTGGGCGGAGATCGGCACGGAGCCGGAGGACCGCTACGCGCGCCTCCTCGCCTACCTGTACGTGGAGGACCCCGCCGGCCGCTGGGACCTGGGCGGCGTGCGGGCGACGCAGGTGAACCTCGCGCTGGTCGCGGGCGGCTGGGCCGACACGCTGACGATCCCTCCCAACACCGCCTACGCCCCCTTGTACGCGGAAGCGCGGGCGGAGGCCGCGGCACGTGGCGCCGGCTTCTGGGCTCAGGCGCAGGAACGCCCGGCAGGAGCCGAGGACCCGGCGCGCCCTGGGCATGGAGGGGGCCATGCTGGGGGAGAGGGGCCGGCCCAGGGAGCGGCGACCGCGGCGGTCCCGGCACAGGGGGGTACCGGCCCGGTGCGCCTGCACTGCGCGCTCGTCAACCCGTCGACCCCGAACGACGAGGGCGCCGAGTGGGTGTCAGTGGTCCTCGCCGAGCCCACGGACACGACCGGCTACTACCTGTGGGACGAGGGCTCGAGGTCGACGTTCCGGCTGCCCGGCGGCCTGCAGCCGGCCGGCGAGCTGCGCGTGGTCAACCCTGGCCAGGGGGCGTGGAACAACTCGGGCGACACGATCTTCCTGATGCGCGGCGGCGACGTCGTGGACCAGTGGACGTACGGGCCCGAGCTGGCCGTGAACGACCGCGTCGCCTGCCGGGACCCCGCCGTGCCGGGTCGCGCGCCATGA
- a CDS encoding lysozyme inhibitor LprI family protein, with amino-acid sequence MRSLHRRAAVVFAALAALAWAQDGSDPAPAQPVEAQEELDAAIAEFQAADAALNEAYARAEEALWPAAFDRLRLDQRDWLAARDLSAEAYARIQSGPDVADVRATSHFHEYRTILTEDRTELLVALAAYYEDPGAQVWEGLWVDGAGGRLAVQELADGRLRFQLSVVRSPALHTGWLEGVAERNGDLARYQTEFATADGEETVWAFFVRDGPYLLVRTANASFFAGARAYFDGDYVRLRDLEPFDLD; translated from the coding sequence ATGCGCTCCCTTCATCGGCGGGCTGCCGTCGTGTTCGCGGCCCTCGCCGCCCTGGCCTGGGCCCAGGACGGTTCGGACCCGGCCCCTGCCCAGCCCGTAGAGGCACAGGAGGAGCTGGACGCCGCCATCGCCGAGTTCCAGGCGGCAGACGCCGCCCTGAACGAGGCCTACGCGCGCGCCGAGGAAGCGCTCTGGCCCGCGGCCTTCGACCGGCTGCGGCTCGACCAGAGGGACTGGCTGGCCGCGCGCGACCTCTCGGCGGAGGCCTACGCGCGGATCCAGAGCGGCCCCGACGTCGCCGACGTCCGTGCGACGAGCCACTTCCACGAGTACAGGACGATCCTGACCGAGGACCGCACCGAGCTCCTGGTGGCCCTCGCCGCCTACTACGAGGACCCCGGGGCCCAGGTCTGGGAGGGCCTGTGGGTGGACGGTGCCGGCGGGCGCCTGGCCGTGCAGGAGCTCGCGGACGGCAGGCTGAGGTTCCAGCTCTCCGTCGTGCGCTCGCCTGCGCTGCACACGGGCTGGCTCGAGGGCGTGGCGGAGCGCAACGGCGACCTCGCCCGGTACCAGACGGAGTTCGCGACCGCCGACGGCGAGGAGACGGTGTGGGCCTTCTTCGTGCGCGACGGGCCCTACCTGCTGGTGCGCACGGCCAACGCCTCGTTCTTCGCCGGCGCGCGGGCCTACTTCGACGGCGACTACGTCAGGCTCCGCGACCTAGAGCCGTTCGACCTCGACTGA